GTGCCGACAAAAATTCCAATTTCCGCCATAACCGTAATCTCCTGGGACTTAAGAATCTATCTGCTCATCCTGACCTGACGGCCCGCTGAACTCAACCCTTTCATTCTCAGGGAGAAGTCCACGCCAGCCAAACTGTGATAGCGCCTGCATCCAGACGTCATCCAGTCCGGCGCGAATAACCAGCGGTTCGCCGGTGAAAGGATGGGTCAGCGCAAGCCGGCTGGCATGCAGCATTAATCGCTGACAACCGAAATGCTCTGCGGCGCTGCGATTTTGCCGCAAATCACCGTGCTTACTGTCGCCAATAATCGGATGGCGCAAGTGCGCCAGATGGCGTCTGAGCTGGTGTTTGCGACCGGTTTTAGGGTCCAGTTCCACCAGTCCGTAACGGGTGGTCGGATAGCGCCCGGTCGCTACCGGCATTTCTACCGTCGCCAGACCGCGATAATGGGTGACGGCAGGCTGCGGGCCTTTATCATCACGGGCAAACTTATCGGCGATCTTATCCAACTCTTCGACCAGCGGGTAATCCAGCACGGCATCATCCATCAGCCAGCCTCGCACAATCGCATGGTAGCGCTTCTGAATTTGATGATGTTCAAACTGCTGGGACAGCAACCGCCCGGCTTCGCTGGACAACCCCATCAGCAGTACACCGGAGGTCGGCCTGTCGAGTCGATGGGCGGTAAAAACGTGCTGACCAATTTGATCGCGCACCGTTTGCATCACCACCACTTTTTCATCCCGGTCAAGCCAGCTACGGTGAACCAACCAGCCAGAAGGTTTGTTGACAGCGACCAGCCATTCGTCCTGATACAAAATCTCCAGCATCAGGCGTTATCACTTGTAAACAGCGCATCCAACTCCTGCAATGCAGTCAGAAGAATTTCGCGTTGCGGGTGATCGGTTGCCAGCGCCATTTCGTAATAAGGTGCGACGGCAAAAGCCTGCGGAAGCGGCTGCGCGTTATCGAGCAGCGTGTGCATGCGGGGAATCAACACCCATTGCAGCCACTCAACCGGCTCCATGGTATCCATACAAAAAGGCTGCGTGCTGGTAAACAGATGCGCTGCTGGCTCATCCATCCGCCAGTGATGATGTTCACGCAGTAGCGCTTCAAGCGCGTGTAACTGCTGGCGCACACGGTCATGAGTCGTCATGAAATTAACCTCAATGATGAAAAATCTGGCGCGAAGGATAGCACTAGTGAAGGGAAATAAAAAAAGGGAGCACTGTAAAAACAGTGCTCCCGGTTCGTTTCGCAGCATTCCAGCTACTTTTAGTGCTCCCTGCTCATCCATGACAACTTTTCCTGTGGCCTTGCGACCTCGTTCATCCTGAACTTTTGCATCCTGCTCACATCACCCCGATGTGAAAACTTCATCCTGAAGTGTCCTGGCCATCCTGACCCGCCGAACATCCTGACCGGCTCTCATTCTCCATCCTGGAGGTGTCCTTTAACGCATCCAGCGCTTTCCGCTTTGCTTCATCCTGAAGCCTGTCCTTGTAACACCGTCCTGGTGTGTCCTGCAGAAGAGCCATCATCCTGATGTTCTCTTCATTGTTCGACTCCTTGTCGACGGATATAGAATCGCCTGTTTCGCCTTGTCTTACAAGGTGCTTACAGACATACCCCTAAGATTATTTTCGTATGAAAGTTGACAATAAAACATTAACAAACTGAATAATAAGGAATTATCATTTCAACCATTCATTAAGTCTTCACTTATTACCTGGCAATGTCCTACAGGGTTTGTAAGAGATCTCTCACAAGGTTCAGGGCAAACTGGATTACAGAACTGGCTTAAGTTGAGTGAGGAATTCCGCAAGTGAAGCCGCCAGCACCGTTCGTTTACGGGTTCCCAGCGTTTCTTTGCACACTTCACCGGACAGATTGCACACCGAAATGACGTCAAGCTCATTGTCCTGTGTGGCGATAAAAAGCGTAGGCGATAGCTTGAGGCGCTTTTGCGTGACCAGATGACCAATCAGGTTTTCCTGAACGCGCCTGAAGTCATCTTCACTCCAGGTCTGCAGCAGCGTTAGCTTTTCATCCGCCAACTGCGCGTGCATGTCCCCAGCAAATTGGGTGGTGTAAAAAGCGTGAACGGCAGGTTGTATCACGATATCAAAGGCGCGTTCAACCGCATTGAGGTTTTTTTCACCAACAAAAGGCTGAGGTTGCCAGTAAACGGCATCGTTCGTGGAAGAAATGATGCACGGAGAAGGTACGCCATACAGCTCTTCGCTGAGCGGCCAGCTGTTGTTTTTTTCATGCCACGCGTCGCAGTAACGCGTCGTAAAGGCTGTCAACGCCTGTGCTGTCAATTCGTCCACTGATTTCTCTCTTCACAAAAGCCAGGATACACTTGTCGCATAGTGTATCTGGTTTATGACGGTGAAACATGTCCTCTTATGAAAATCATCAGGCGCTTAACGGCCTGACTCTCGGTAAATCAACGGATTACCGTGACAATTACGATGCCAGCCTGCTGCAAGGCGTTCCGCGCAGCCTGAATCGCGACCCGCTGGATTTAAAGGCCGATAATCTGCCTTTTCACGGTGCTGATATCTGGACGCTGTATGAACTGTCATGGCTGAATGCTAACGGTTTACCGCAGGTCGCGGTAGGTCATGTGGAACTGGATTACACCAGCGTAAATCTGATTGAATCGAAAAGCTTTAAGCTGTACCTGAACAGTTTTAACCAGACGCGTTTTGACTCCTGGGATGTGGTACGCCAGACGCTGGAAAACGATCTGCGCGCCTGTGCTCAAGGCGATGTCAGCGTAGCGCTGTACCGTCTTGACGAGCTGGAAGGACAGCCG
The Citrobacter arsenatis DNA segment above includes these coding regions:
- the truC gene encoding tRNA pseudouridine(65) synthase TruC codes for the protein MLEILYQDEWLVAVNKPSGWLVHRSWLDRDEKVVVMQTVRDQIGQHVFTAHRLDRPTSGVLLMGLSSEAGRLLSQQFEHHQIQKRYHAIVRGWLMDDAVLDYPLVEELDKIADKFARDDKGPQPAVTHYRGLATVEMPVATGRYPTTRYGLVELDPKTGRKHQLRRHLAHLRHPIIGDSKHGDLRQNRSAAEHFGCQRLMLHASRLALTHPFTGEPLVIRAGLDDVWMQALSQFGWRGLLPENERVEFSGPSGQDEQIDS
- a CDS encoding YqcC family protein; its protein translation is MTTHDRVRQQLHALEALLREHHHWRMDEPAAHLFTSTQPFCMDTMEPVEWLQWVLIPRMHTLLDNAQPLPQAFAVAPYYEMALATDHPQREILLTALQELDALFTSDNA
- the syd gene encoding SecY-interacting protein; the encoded protein is MDELTAQALTAFTTRYCDAWHEKNNSWPLSEELYGVPSPCIISSTNDAVYWQPQPFVGEKNLNAVERAFDIVIQPAVHAFYTTQFAGDMHAQLADEKLTLLQTWSEDDFRRVQENLIGHLVTQKRLKLSPTLFIATQDNELDVISVCNLSGEVCKETLGTRKRTVLAASLAEFLTQLKPVL
- the queF gene encoding NADPH-dependent 7-cyano-7-deazaguanine reductase QueF (Catalyzes the NADPH-dependent reduction of 7-cyano-7-deazaguanine (preQ0) to 7-aminomethyl-7-deazaguanine (preQ1) in queuosine biosynthesis), producing the protein MSSYENHQALNGLTLGKSTDYRDNYDASLLQGVPRSLNRDPLDLKADNLPFHGADIWTLYELSWLNANGLPQVAVGHVELDYTSVNLIESKSFKLYLNSFNQTRFDSWDVVRQTLENDLRACAQGDVSVALYRLDELEGQPIAHFNGTCIDNQDIVIDNYQFSTEYLENAVSGEKAVEETLVSHLLKSNCLITHQPDWGSIQIQYRGRKIDREKLLRYLVSFRHHNEFHEQCVERIFNDILRFCQPEKLSVYARYTRRGGLDINPWRTNTDFTPATGRLVRQ